The genomic stretch CTCAGGCGGTCGTCGCGCTCGATCCCGCCCCACGCCGCGGGGTCGTCGAAGGTCAACGGGACCAGGCCCCAGTTGATCAGGTTCGCCCGGTGGATGCGGGCGAATGACTTCGCGAGCACCGCGCGCACGCCGAGGTGCATGGGCGCGGTCACCGCCGTCTCGCGCGACGAGCCCTGCCCGTAGGTCTCGCCGGCCACGATGAAGGAGCGCCCCGCGGCCTTCGCGCGCGCGACGAACTCGGGATCCACGTACTTGAAGGTGAACTCGGCGATCGCCGGGATGTTGGAGCGGAAGACCAGCACGGAGGCGCCCGCCGGCGAGATGTCGTCGGTCGATACTTTGTCGCCGAGCTTGATGAGGACCGGCGCCTCGAGCGTCTCGGCGACCGGTTCACCCAGCGGAACGGATTTGATGTTCGGCCCGCGCACGACCTCGCCCTGACCGTCGGGCTGGACGAACCCCGCCGTCGAGTCCGCGAACTTCGGCGGCAGCGGGACGCGCGGCGGCGCGCCGAGCGTTCTCGGGTCGGTGATGGCGCCCGTCAGCGCCGAGGCCGCGGCCACCAGCGACGAGCAGAGGTAGACCTGGTCGTCCTTGACGCCGCTGCGCCCCGGGAAGTTGCGGTTGAAGGCGCGGAGGCTCTTGGACCCCGCGGCGGGGACGTGGCCGATCCCGGCGCACGAGCCGCACGTGGACTCCGACACGGTGGCCCCCGCCGCGAGCAGATCGGTCAGCAGCCCCTCGCGGGCCATCGTCTCGAGGATCCGGTGGCTCCCCGGGAAGAGGACGAAGGACACCGAGGGGTGCACGCGGTGGCCGCGGAGCACCTCGGTGACCGACGACATATCGTGCCACGAGCCGTTCGTGCACGAGCCCACCATCACCTGCTCGACCTGGGTCCCGGCGACCTCCTCGATGGGCACCACGCGGTCGGGCGAGCCGGGCAGCGCGACGAGCGGCGTGATCTTGGAGAGATCCAGCTCGAGCTGGTCGTCGTACTCGGCATCGTCGTCGGGCGCGGCCGGTCGCCAGTCGCCGGGGCGACCGAGCCGGGTGAGAAAGGAGCGCGTGACCTCGTCGGACGGGAAGACGCTCGTCGTCAGGCCGAGCTCGGCGCCCATGTTGGCGATGGTCATGCGCTGGGCGGCGAGCAGGCTCTTCATGCCTGGGCCCGCGTACTCGAAGATCTTCCCGGCGCCGCCGCGCACGCTGAGCCGACGCAGCAGCTCCAGGATCACGTCTTTCGCGGTGACCCAGGGCTGGAGCTCCCCCGTGAGCCACACGCGCACGATCTCGGGCATCGTGAAGAAGTACGGGCCGCCCCCCATCGCCACCGCCACGTCGAGGCTCCCCGCGCCGATCGCCAGCATGCCGGCGGCGCCGCAGAGCGGCGTGTGGCTGTCCGAGCCGAGCAGCGTCTGGCCGGGAATGGCGAACGTCTCCATGTGCACCTGGTGGCAGATGCCGTTGCCCGGCTTGGAGAAGACCGCGCCGTACTTCCGCGCGGCGGTCTGCATGTAACGGTGGTCGTCGGTGTTGCGCGAGTCGAACTGGTAGACGTTGTGGTCGATGTACGCGACGGCGCGCGCGGGGACCACGCGCGGGAGCCCCATGGCCTCGAACTGGAGCAACGACATGTTGCCGTTCGTGTCGGTGAGGAGGATCTGGTCGATCGAGAGGCCGATCTCCTCGCCCGCGACGGCCTTGCCCGCCGCGAGGTGGGACTCGATCAGCTTGCGGGTGAGGCTCCTACCCACGCTGGCTCAGCGGCGTGAACGCGCGGCGCTTCGGCCCGACGTACTCGCCGCGCGGCCGGATCAGGCGGTTGTCGTCGTGCTGCTCGATGATGTTCGCCGTCCAGCCCGCGATGCGGCTCGCGGCGATCACGGGCGTGAAGAGGTCCACGGGGATCCCGAGCGAGTAAAAGAGCGGCGCCGAGTAGAAGTCGACGTTCGGGATCAGCTTCTTCGCCGCCTGGACCCGCTCGTGGAGCTTGACCGCCATCTCGTACCACTTGAACTGGCCCGACTGGCGGCACGCGTCCTCCGCCATGCCCCGGAGGATCGCGGCGCGCGGGTCGCCCGCGACGTAGACGCGGTGGCCGAACCCCATGAGCCGCCGCTTCTCGGCGAGCGCCTTCTGGGTGAAGGCGTCCACGTTCGCGACTTCGCCGATCTCCATCAGCGTCCGCATGACGGCCTCGCCCGCGCCGCCGTGGAGCGGGCCCTTCAGCGCGCCCACGCCGCCCGCGACCGCCGAGTGCATGTCCGACTGGGTCGAGACGATCACGCGCGTCGTGAACGTCGAGGCGTTCAGCTCGTGCTCGGCGTAGAGCGTCAGGCTCGCGTCGAACGCCTTTGCGACGACCGGCGTCGGCCGCGTGCCCGTCAGCATGTAGA from Candidatus Methylomirabilota bacterium encodes the following:
- a CDS encoding citrate/2-methylcitrate synthase — its product is MDKEGSQLIRGLEGVVAAETRLCDLDGKNGRLAYAGYDIEDLARRASFEEVCHLLWYGDLPTAAQLDTITVALVAAREIPRELVQAFGLMPKDTDPMRVLQAAVAMLGMRDPDGTDNSHAANVRKAVRLTSQLATAICAHHRVRSGQEPVRPASDLSHAANFVYMLTGTRPTPVVAKAFDASLTLYAEHELNASTFTTRVIVSTQSDMHSAVAGGVGALKGPLHGGAGEAVMRTLMEIGEVANVDAFTQKALAEKRRLMGFGHRVYVAGDPRAAILRGMAEDACRQSGQFKWYEMAVKLHERVQAAKKLIPNVDFYSAPLFYSLGIPVDLFTPVIAASRIAGWTANIIEQHDDNRLIRPRGEYVGPKRRAFTPLSQRG
- a CDS encoding aconitate hydratase, which codes for MGRSLTRKLIESHLAAGKAVAGEEIGLSIDQILLTDTNGNMSLLQFEAMGLPRVVPARAVAYIDHNVYQFDSRNTDDHRYMQTAARKYGAVFSKPGNGICHQVHMETFAIPGQTLLGSDSHTPLCGAAGMLAIGAGSLDVAVAMGGGPYFFTMPEIVRVWLTGELQPWVTAKDVILELLRRLSVRGGAGKIFEYAGPGMKSLLAAQRMTIANMGAELGLTTSVFPSDEVTRSFLTRLGRPGDWRPAAPDDDAEYDDQLELDLSKITPLVALPGSPDRVVPIEEVAGTQVEQVMVGSCTNGSWHDMSSVTEVLRGHRVHPSVSFVLFPGSHRILETMAREGLLTDLLAAGATVSESTCGSCAGIGHVPAAGSKSLRAFNRNFPGRSGVKDDQVYLCSSLVAAASALTGAITDPRTLGAPPRVPLPPKFADSTAGFVQPDGQGEVVRGPNIKSVPLGEPVAETLEAPVLIKLGDKVSTDDISPAGASVLVFRSNIPAIAEFTFKYVDPEFVARAKAAGRSFIVAGETYGQGSSRETAVTAPMHLGVRAVLAKSFARIHRANLINWGLVPLTFDDPAAWGGIERDDRLRLEGLRGALAAGGRVSVVNTRSGARFTASCVLTPRERDILLAGGLLAHTRQGKS